One part of the Arachidicoccus terrestris genome encodes these proteins:
- a CDS encoding DUF6686 family protein codes for MCDFNNLSSNENGFILRCRQCGYYQVGFAGIMLSLNGEDYDKFCRLIEHLNGRPVDEDKRHSRHIVIPTPYYGVNLLLCKHEIDELQMLLSTAETELVAQSMMALFTDN; via the coding sequence ATGTGCGATTTTAATAACCTCAGTTCTAATGAAAACGGATTTATTCTCCGCTGCAGGCAATGCGGATACTATCAAGTTGGCTTTGCAGGTATAATGCTCTCACTCAACGGGGAAGACTATGACAAATTTTGTCGTCTGATTGAACATCTGAATGGCAGGCCTGTTGACGAAGATAAACGGCATTCCCGTCATATTGTGATTCCCACACCGTATTATGGTGTCAATCTCCTTTTGTGCAAACACGAAATAGACGAATTGCAGATGCTGTTGTCTACCGCCGAGACCGAACTGGTAGCACAATCTATGATGGCGCTGTTCACCGATAACTAA
- a CDS encoding DUF4907 domain-containing protein, which produces MMHVKNRFLHIAGFTAIVLLGSCRDNHSGTIKKATEQVAAGQPAVSSLQEDTLSLTVQTISLPGSDHLWGYEIYAGGRVLVRQLRVPAVSGRCGFSSKAGADQIGHVVAEKLKTGQIPAISLEELKKAGVGYKPY; this is translated from the coding sequence ATGATGCACGTAAAAAACAGGTTTTTGCATATTGCAGGATTCACAGCAATAGTATTGCTGGGCAGTTGCAGGGATAACCACTCCGGTACAATTAAAAAAGCTACTGAACAGGTTGCTGCGGGGCAACCCGCCGTATCCTCTTTGCAAGAGGATACATTGAGCCTTACCGTACAGACCATTTCGCTGCCTGGCAGTGACCATCTCTGGGGCTATGAAATCTACGCAGGAGGACGTGTCCTTGTCCGGCAGTTACGGGTACCTGCCGTTTCCGGCAGATGTGGATTCAGTAGTAAGGCAGGGGCTGACCAGATCGGGCATGTCGTCGCTGAGAAGCTGAAAACAGGACAAATACCCGCTATTAGTCTGGAAGAATTAAAAAAGGCGGGTGTTGGATATAAACCCTATTAA
- a CDS encoding Pr6Pr family membrane protein codes for MEIRPTIEINMALTLTYSVSTVRFIAGTLAVLCWLSLLLQWTLLYGRVNHSVRHTLARFFGYFTILSNTLVAISFSLWFIYPVDRLSGTLQATLFTAICVYIIIVAVIYHALLRKLAVLQGLDQLVNAMLHTWLPVSYIVCWQLLMPAGLLDFTLIPYFLIFPVLYLVYVLLLGYKTDHYPYPFINVLESGYAAVLRNAVFITLGFILLSCLLIWWKS; via the coding sequence TTGGAGATCAGACCAACCATAGAAATAAACATGGCGCTTACGCTCACATACTCAGTTTCTACCGTCCGTTTTATTGCCGGCACCCTGGCAGTACTTTGCTGGTTAAGTCTGCTGCTGCAATGGACACTCCTATACGGGCGCGTGAACCATTCTGTGCGCCATACCCTGGCCAGATTCTTCGGTTATTTTACGATACTGTCCAACACCCTGGTGGCCATTAGCTTTAGCCTATGGTTTATCTATCCGGTGGACCGCCTGAGCGGCACTTTGCAGGCTACACTATTTACTGCCATTTGCGTCTATATAATCATCGTAGCTGTTATCTATCATGCTCTGCTTAGAAAACTGGCGGTATTGCAAGGCCTGGATCAACTGGTCAATGCCATGCTGCATACCTGGTTACCTGTTTCATATATCGTATGCTGGCAGCTACTGATGCCTGCTGGCCTCCTCGATTTTACTCTGATCCCTTATTTTCTGATCTTCCCCGTCCTTTACCTGGTATATGTACTGCTATTAGGGTATAAGACGGATCATTATCCCTATCCTTTTATAAACGTGCTGGAATCCGGCTACGCTGCAGTGTTGCGTAACGCCGTATTTATCACCCTGGGCTTTATCCTGCTTTCTTGTCTGTTGATATGGTGGAAAAGCTAG
- a CDS encoding peptidylprolyl isomerase, whose amino-acid sequence MHRKMIKKGLTLAAIAMSLAFAAKAQQNTSNKVVVDKIIAQVGDDIVLKSDIDEGVRQYTGNPEFTNLPPNLDCQILKTRIMMKALALQAKRDSLPFSDDEVESAFQSRIQNYLRQFGSREALEQAAGKTIEQMRQEWTPELKQTILSEKMQRSIAQNVTITPVEVENYYNTIPKDSLKFYESQFEASQIIIYPKPNGDVIAYIKNELEDWKRQVEEKKANFAALAKLYSDEPAAKETGGQLSINRQDDKGRIDPDFMNAAFRLREGQISPVIKSQMGYHIIQMVSRAGNDAVVRHIIKIPPVTDEEVQIVKKKMDSIKDLLTTDKMTFSEAFNRFNEDKEAKYNAGAIYGIENYSPVTTFTIDQLRDKDLVKLLPTMKVGEYSDPQVFTDQTGRQGVRIIYLRVRTEPHRENIKDDYDKIAQRALTIKKQEALDDWLTKHMKDFYIQIDPAYAHCPELVKWMQGTNEKVEHYSSEELKNK is encoded by the coding sequence ATGCATAGAAAAATGATAAAAAAGGGACTGACCCTGGCTGCTATAGCGATGAGCCTTGCCTTTGCGGCTAAAGCACAGCAAAACACTTCTAATAAAGTAGTAGTCGATAAGATTATTGCACAGGTAGGGGACGATATCGTCCTTAAATCCGATATCGATGAAGGTGTCAGGCAGTATACGGGCAATCCGGAATTCACCAACCTTCCGCCGAACCTGGATTGTCAGATTCTTAAGACACGTATCATGATGAAAGCACTGGCCTTACAGGCCAAGCGGGACTCCCTTCCTTTTTCTGATGATGAGGTCGAGAGTGCTTTTCAGAGCAGAATTCAAAATTATCTGCGTCAGTTCGGATCCAGGGAGGCCCTGGAACAGGCAGCCGGCAAAACGATCGAACAAATGCGTCAGGAGTGGACACCTGAGCTGAAGCAAACCATTCTGTCAGAAAAAATGCAGCGTTCCATTGCACAAAATGTAACGATTACGCCTGTAGAAGTTGAAAACTATTATAATACGATCCCCAAGGACAGCCTTAAGTTCTATGAAAGCCAGTTTGAGGCCAGTCAGATCATCATCTATCCGAAGCCCAATGGTGATGTCATTGCTTACATCAAAAATGAGTTAGAAGACTGGAAAAGACAGGTAGAAGAGAAAAAGGCCAATTTTGCGGCGCTGGCAAAATTATATTCCGACGAACCCGCCGCCAAAGAAACCGGCGGCCAGCTGAGTATCAACCGCCAGGATGATAAAGGCAGAATTGATCCGGACTTTATGAATGCAGCCTTCCGTTTAAGAGAGGGCCAGATATCTCCCGTTATTAAATCCCAGATGGGTTATCATATTATTCAGATGGTCAGCCGTGCCGGTAATGACGCTGTCGTAAGGCATATCATTAAAATTCCACCGGTAACCGATGAAGAGGTTCAGATTGTAAAAAAGAAGATGGACAGCATTAAAGATCTCCTGACCACTGATAAAATGACTTTTTCTGAAGCATTCAACCGTTTTAATGAAGACAAGGAGGCTAAATACAATGCCGGCGCCATCTATGGAATAGAAAACTATAGCCCGGTGACTACCTTTACCATCGATCAGCTCCGGGATAAAGATCTGGTGAAGCTGCTACCCACCATGAAAGTAGGCGAATATTCTGATCCGCAGGTCTTTACTGACCAGACCGGCAGACAAGGCGTTCGTATCATTTATCTGAGAGTGCGTACAGAACCGCACAGAGAAAATATCAAAGATGATTACGACAAAATTGCCCAGCGGGCGCTCACTATCAAGAAACAGGAAGCACTGGATGACTGGCTCACCAAACACATGAAAGACTTTTATATCCAGATCGACCCTGCCTATGCTCATTGTCCGGAACTCGTTAAGTGGATGCAGGGTACCAATGAGAAAGTAGAGCACTATTCTTCAGAGGAATTGAAAAACAAGTAA
- a CDS encoding NifU family protein: MIKTGNPIISIYTEMTPNPATMKFVANKLLYPGKSIDFQDETMAGPSPLAKELFSFPFIKSVFIASNFVTLTKTNDVEDWQEVIPQVKQFLKEYIENGGTIVNEEEVSKIVPESSNTIAADDDDIVKRIKELLDNYVRPAVEMDGGAIQYKSYNQGVVNLMLQGSCSGCPSSMITLKAGIEGMMKRMIPEVKEVIAEAD, from the coding sequence ATGATTAAGACAGGAAACCCTATTATCAGTATTTATACAGAAATGACGCCGAATCCGGCAACCATGAAATTTGTGGCCAACAAGCTCCTTTACCCTGGGAAAAGTATTGATTTTCAGGATGAAACAATGGCAGGGCCTTCTCCGTTAGCGAAGGAATTGTTCAGCTTTCCATTTATCAAAAGTGTGTTTATTGCCAGTAATTTTGTAACCCTTACGAAAACAAACGATGTTGAGGACTGGCAGGAAGTGATTCCCCAGGTTAAACAGTTTCTCAAAGAGTATATAGAAAATGGCGGAACAATCGTCAATGAGGAAGAAGTATCCAAGATTGTCCCTGAATCCAGCAATACGATCGCAGCAGATGATGATGACATCGTTAAAAGAATCAAGGAATTGCTCGATAACTACGTAAGGCCAGCCGTTGAAATGGACGGTGGTGCGATTCAGTACAAAAGTTACAATCAGGGAGTCGTTAACCTGATGCTGCAGGGAAGCTGCAGCGGTTGCCCTTCTTCAATGATCACATTGAAGGCGGGAATCGAGGGCATGATGAAAAGAATGATCCCTGAAGTAAAGGAAGTGATCGCTGAAGCGGATTAA
- a CDS encoding sensor histidine kinase codes for MQKIKQLILGSRAISIMGQVVLWVMFFLFPLHLYNVRIMDPHFFQRQLLDNIFFVLLFYVNVSYLLPNYLIRGRKVKYFIGVLVLLLVVIAQQLITERAFQPPMWPRFGHHKVTFHAVIEPNGAKGEIRLDSIQNIPPDKLGDSAFIKKYGLPPRPVILPREGAFNPDRPGGPHMGAGVRWFRDMDDFAFVMVIRRAFSTSLLLLMVGSIWKLSFVWSRAEKERETLQKEKLSAELKLLKSQINPHFLFNVLNSLYALSYKEQSKVSTSILKLSYIMRYMIYDTNRSAVPLQKEVDYIKNYIALQRLRMPDFVDITCKAEGIQEGHCIEPMLLLPFIENAFKHGVSYLTPSKINIRLQVKEDELFMEVDNPIVRHRVSGANEQGGVGLTNVRERLKLLYGNHYLLKIEQDRQRYYVRLQISLNKIKKDLYD; via the coding sequence TTGCAAAAGATTAAACAACTGATTCTGGGCTCCAGGGCGATCTCTATTATGGGACAGGTGGTGCTATGGGTAATGTTCTTTTTGTTTCCGTTGCATTTGTACAATGTCCGAATCATGGACCCGCATTTTTTTCAGCGGCAGCTTCTCGATAATATCTTCTTTGTATTGCTTTTTTATGTGAATGTCAGTTACCTGTTGCCTAACTATTTAATTAGAGGCAGGAAGGTTAAATACTTTATTGGGGTATTGGTGCTGTTGTTGGTCGTTATTGCCCAGCAGCTTATAACGGAACGGGCATTCCAGCCGCCCATGTGGCCCAGGTTCGGACATCATAAAGTGACCTTTCACGCAGTTATAGAACCCAATGGAGCCAAGGGTGAAATCCGCCTGGACAGTATACAGAATATTCCGCCGGACAAGCTGGGCGACAGCGCATTTATTAAAAAATATGGGTTGCCGCCCCGGCCTGTGATCTTACCGAGAGAGGGTGCTTTTAATCCGGACAGACCAGGTGGCCCACATATGGGTGCCGGTGTCCGTTGGTTCAGAGATATGGATGACTTTGCTTTTGTTATGGTGATCAGAAGGGCCTTCAGCACTTCTTTGCTTTTACTGATGGTGGGATCTATCTGGAAATTATCTTTTGTCTGGTCCAGGGCAGAAAAGGAAAGAGAAACCCTGCAAAAAGAGAAACTGAGCGCAGAGTTAAAATTGCTGAAGTCACAGATCAACCCTCATTTTTTATTTAACGTACTCAATAGTCTTTATGCCCTGTCTTACAAAGAACAGTCTAAAGTTTCGACTTCCATTTTAAAGTTGTCCTATATTATGCGATATATGATTTATGACACCAACAGGTCAGCGGTTCCATTACAAAAGGAGGTAGATTACATAAAAAATTATATCGCCTTACAGCGACTCAGGATGCCGGATTTTGTTGACATCACATGCAAGGCAGAAGGTATTCAGGAGGGACATTGTATCGAACCTATGTTATTACTCCCTTTCATTGAGAATGCATTCAAACATGGCGTTAGTTATCTGACACCCTCAAAGATCAATATTCGTTTACAGGTAAAAGAAGACGAGCTGTTCATGGAAGTAGACAACCCCATTGTACGGCATAGGGTGTCCGGGGCTAATGAGCAGGGCGGTGTAGGGCTGACCAACGTAAGGGAACGTTTAAAACTACTATATGGCAACCATTACCTGTTGAAAATCGAGCAAGACAGGCAACGCTATTATGTTAGATTGCAAATTTCATTAAACAAAATAAAAAAAGACCTGTATGATTAA
- a CDS encoding LytR/AlgR family response regulator transcription factor — MIKCIIIDDEPLAIEILQDFIERTPETLLESSFLSATEALAFVEGSDAELIFLDVQMPDLNGMDFLKHLNRKPMVVLTTAYQQFAVQGYQFDVMGFLEKPIAYSQFLTVIQKVRKKLEEAACMERSAGHDFLFVRTEYKLMKINYGDILFIEGMKDYSKIFIKQKDKPIITLQNLKSFEEKLPSNHFVRVHRSYIISVTQIEMIHKSSVLIGRRELPISDGFREHLNKIIQLHS; from the coding sequence ATGATTAAATGTATTATCATTGATGACGAACCGCTGGCCATTGAAATTTTGCAGGATTTTATTGAAAGGACGCCCGAAACCCTGCTGGAATCAAGTTTTCTCAGTGCTACAGAGGCGTTAGCTTTTGTGGAGGGCTCTGATGCGGAGCTAATATTTCTAGATGTTCAGATGCCTGACCTGAATGGTATGGATTTTTTAAAGCATCTGAACCGTAAGCCTATGGTCGTTCTAACCACTGCCTATCAGCAGTTTGCTGTCCAGGGTTATCAGTTTGATGTCATGGGCTTTCTGGAAAAACCAATCGCCTATAGCCAGTTTCTGACGGTGATCCAGAAGGTGCGTAAGAAGCTGGAAGAAGCCGCCTGCATGGAAAGGAGTGCCGGACACGATTTCTTATTTGTACGCACCGAGTATAAACTTATGAAGATCAATTACGGTGATATTCTTTTCATAGAAGGCATGAAAGATTATTCGAAGATATTTATAAAGCAGAAAGATAAACCTATTATTACGCTGCAGAACCTGAAGTCTTTCGAGGAGAAGCTGCCCAGCAACCATTTCGTTCGGGTGCATCGGTCCTATATCATTTCTGTAACCCAGATTGAAATGATCCATAAAAGCAGTGTACTTATCGGACGCAGGGAGCTGCCTATCAGTGACGGGTTCAGGGAGCATCTGAACAAAATAATCCAGCTCCATTCATAG
- a CDS encoding DUF4270 family protein: MSFFKKRDLYSSWQRIGATVILVTVMITSCTKKDIQYGGQFVDGQYTQIIQLDSLTPVLSTIYTDSFETGNSATALIGYISDTAVGNITLSSYFELQPPTYNGTATTYDHATLDSICLVMHVDSGKYAGDTLVPLKVNIYRLKEQITTGTDDALYSHDAFTAATTALATGSKLLRPNLPSVTDSLSIRLPDDLGQELLDLLTNKDAAIQSVNQFLPYFKGLKIAPATENKIAYGFKDSIEIRVYYRTPGVPEAAKGVAIFPLNDATHQFNHLDIDRRGSVAMAGIGLANKVIISDSSGNNAILQALAGYTVKVRFPSIQQLVQREGFLQIIAAKLYLQPTDQGSSRQFALPGAINLYTTDLNNAFGDQLTDGSGNALTGDLTIDYQNTSGLGTYYSFDITDYLTTLMSDNTANSLKKGLLLTSPYSDRYASFNRLQLGNAASAKGKAMLKIQYLSVQ, from the coding sequence ATGTCTTTTTTCAAGAAAAGGGATCTTTACAGCAGCTGGCAACGCATAGGCGCTACTGTCATACTGGTAACCGTGATGATAACGAGTTGCACTAAAAAAGACATTCAATATGGTGGTCAGTTTGTCGATGGTCAGTATACCCAGATCATCCAGTTAGACAGCCTGACACCTGTCCTGTCTACCATTTACACAGATAGCTTTGAAACCGGGAATTCAGCTACGGCCCTGATCGGATATATCTCAGATACTGCAGTGGGCAACATAACACTCAGTTCATACTTTGAGCTACAGCCGCCTACCTACAACGGCACAGCGACGACCTATGACCATGCGACACTCGACTCAATCTGCCTGGTGATGCATGTTGATTCGGGTAAATATGCCGGAGATACACTAGTGCCTTTGAAAGTAAATATCTATCGGTTGAAAGAACAAATCACGACGGGAACAGATGATGCCCTATACAGCCATGACGCTTTCACAGCTGCAACCACCGCACTGGCAACCGGCTCCAAATTGCTTCGCCCCAATTTACCATCAGTCACCGATTCGCTGAGTATCCGGTTGCCCGATGATCTTGGCCAGGAACTGCTCGACCTGTTAACCAACAAAGATGCCGCTATCCAGTCAGTCAACCAGTTCCTGCCATATTTTAAAGGGTTGAAAATCGCACCTGCCACAGAGAACAAGATTGCCTACGGATTTAAGGATAGCATTGAAATACGGGTATATTACAGAACGCCGGGCGTCCCGGAGGCCGCGAAGGGGGTTGCAATCTTCCCGCTTAATGATGCCACCCATCAGTTTAACCACCTGGATATCGACCGTCGCGGAAGTGTGGCGATGGCCGGCATTGGCCTTGCCAACAAGGTCATCATCAGTGACAGCTCAGGCAACAACGCCATTTTACAGGCCCTTGCAGGATATACTGTCAAAGTCCGGTTCCCCTCCATTCAGCAACTTGTGCAAAGAGAAGGCTTCCTGCAAATCATCGCTGCAAAACTATACTTGCAGCCAACAGATCAAGGTTCTTCAAGACAATTTGCCTTGCCGGGAGCGATCAATCTCTATACCACAGATCTCAATAATGCTTTCGGAGATCAGCTGACAGACGGATCCGGCAATGCGCTTACAGGTGATCTGACCATTGACTATCAGAACACCTCAGGATTAGGCACTTATTATTCTTTTGACATTACGGATTACCTGACCACGCTTATGAGTGACAATACGGCCAATTCCCTGAAAAAAGGATTGCTGTTAACCAGCCCTTATAGTGATCGCTATGCTAGCTTTAACCGGCTACAGCTGGGTAACGCCGCCAGTGCTAAAGGAAAAGCCATGCTCAAAATTCAATACTTATCAGTTCAATGA
- a CDS encoding Kelch repeat-containing protein: MKTNRLFLLLGICLAMGIACTKSTASDDETDGNWVERSTLDGSARSFAVAFTIGSYGYIGTGLDGNNQLLSDFWRYDPNTNSWTQVASMPRGRHSAVGFAIGDKGYVGTGTDGLNNYYKDFYAYNPATNSWTQKADFAGAARSRAVGFAVGSKGYITCGWDGTYFKDMYAYNPATDSWDTEISLGGDKRVGAMSFVYNDEAYIVGGTNSSGQAATDFWKFSPSSDTWTKLNTISTVSDEDFDDDYTDIVRTNGVAFVIGDRGFITTGQRVDNGSYVNKTWCYNFATDRWTRKTPYESSRASRRGAVAFTVDGRAFVGTGINTGSPFDNFDEFLPADTYEEND; the protein is encoded by the coding sequence ATGAAAACAAATAGACTGTTCCTGTTGTTAGGGATCTGCCTTGCTATGGGTATTGCATGTACGAAATCAACCGCTTCAGATGACGAAACGGACGGAAACTGGGTGGAACGCTCCACGCTGGACGGATCAGCAAGATCGTTTGCTGTTGCCTTTACAATCGGCAGCTACGGCTATATTGGCACCGGTCTGGATGGCAATAACCAGCTATTGAGCGATTTTTGGCGGTATGACCCCAATACAAACAGCTGGACCCAGGTGGCCTCCATGCCCCGGGGAAGGCATTCTGCCGTTGGGTTCGCCATTGGTGATAAGGGCTACGTTGGCACCGGAACGGACGGTCTGAACAATTATTACAAGGATTTTTATGCATACAATCCGGCCACAAATAGCTGGACCCAGAAAGCCGATTTTGCCGGCGCTGCCCGTTCCAGAGCCGTCGGATTTGCGGTGGGGTCCAAGGGGTATATTACCTGTGGTTGGGATGGCACTTATTTTAAAGATATGTATGCCTATAACCCCGCTACCGATAGCTGGGATACCGAAATATCCCTGGGTGGCGATAAGCGGGTAGGTGCGATGAGCTTTGTTTATAATGACGAAGCTTATATTGTAGGCGGTACGAACAGCAGTGGCCAGGCAGCCACCGATTTCTGGAAATTCAGCCCTTCTTCCGATACCTGGACCAAGTTGAATACCATTAGTACTGTCTCCGATGAAGATTTTGATGATGACTATACGGATATCGTTCGCACAAATGGCGTGGCTTTTGTAATAGGAGACAGAGGATTTATTACCACTGGTCAGCGTGTGGACAACGGCAGCTACGTCAACAAGACCTGGTGCTATAATTTTGCAACGGACCGCTGGACACGTAAAACTCCTTATGAAAGCTCCAGAGCCAGCCGTCGTGGCGCTGTTGCCTTTACGGTAGATGGCCGGGCCTTTGTCGGCACCGGAATTAATACAGGTTCTCCATTTGATAATTTTGATGAATTCCTGCCGGCCGATACCTATGAAGAAAATGATTAG
- the purL gene encoding phosphoribosylformylglycinamidine synthase subunit PurL: MEITVQHAEELRLTAEEFELIKQKLGRTPNFTELCIFSAMWSEHCSYKNSIKWLKTLPREGGRMLVAAGEENAGLMDMGDGYGVVFKIESHNHPSAIEPFQGAATGVGGIQRDIFTMGARPIASLNSLRFGNLKDKKTQRLMAGIVHGIGHYGNCFGVPTVAGEVYFEDCYHTNPLVNAMSVGIVDTKRTVSATAEGKGNPIFFVGSATGKDGIGGASFASANITEESTEELPAVQVGDPFQEKKLLEACLEVLQTDAVVGMQDMGAAGIICSTAEMSAKGGVGMHIDLEKVPTRQKNMKAWELLLSESQERMLLVAHKGKENQVLEVFEKWDLPCSEIGYVTDDGQLRFYMNGQLEAEVPAEELVLGGGAPQYDRAYSRPAYLDKVEAFDQNTVADLTDNAAIKVAAENLIQLPNIANKRWVTVQYDSMVGTANTQTNAPSDAAVVLAKGTGKALAVTTDCNSRYVYADPFVGAEIAVAEAARNIICSGGEPIGVTNCLNFGNPYNPEVYYQFVKAVQGMGEACRKFNTPVTGGNVSFYNQNPTGPVYPTPTIGMVGILDDINNKMSLDYKKAGDAIYLIGESKDDIGSSEYLHKLHKVEHSRVPAFDLEEEYNIQQLIAELIKAGQISSAHDISEGGLMITLLEKGFNRNLGFDVRNQTQVRQDAFWFGEAQSRVVVSVPADGASAFESGLKAKGAAFSKLGTVTSGELVVDGINWGTITAWKDKYDTAIENLIAEN; encoded by the coding sequence ATGGAAATTACCGTACAACACGCCGAAGAGCTGCGGCTCACCGCAGAAGAATTTGAACTGATTAAACAAAAATTAGGTCGTACACCGAACTTCACCGAACTCTGTATATTCAGTGCAATGTGGAGTGAGCACTGCAGTTATAAAAACTCTATTAAATGGCTGAAAACCCTGCCCCGTGAAGGCGGCAGAATGCTGGTGGCTGCCGGAGAGGAAAATGCAGGCTTAATGGATATGGGTGATGGTTACGGTGTCGTATTCAAAATTGAAAGTCATAACCACCCCAGTGCCATTGAGCCCTTCCAGGGAGCGGCCACAGGAGTAGGCGGTATCCAGCGCGATATCTTCACCATGGGCGCCCGCCCCATAGCTTCATTAAATAGCCTGCGTTTCGGCAACCTGAAAGATAAGAAAACACAGCGCCTGATGGCCGGTATTGTACATGGAATCGGCCATTATGGGAACTGCTTCGGTGTCCCGACCGTTGCCGGCGAAGTATATTTTGAAGACTGCTATCATACCAATCCGCTGGTCAATGCCATGAGTGTCGGCATAGTAGACACCAAAAGAACCGTCAGCGCGACGGCAGAAGGTAAGGGCAACCCTATTTTCTTTGTCGGCAGTGCCACAGGAAAGGACGGAATCGGGGGAGCAAGCTTCGCTTCTGCCAATATCACGGAAGAAAGTACCGAGGAACTTCCTGCCGTTCAGGTAGGGGATCCTTTCCAGGAGAAAAAATTACTGGAAGCCTGTCTGGAAGTACTTCAGACAGACGCTGTAGTGGGTATGCAGGATATGGGTGCAGCCGGAATTATCTGTTCCACGGCGGAAATGAGTGCGAAAGGAGGTGTGGGCATGCACATTGATCTGGAAAAAGTGCCCACCCGTCAGAAGAATATGAAGGCCTGGGAACTCCTGCTCAGCGAAAGCCAGGAAAGAATGCTGCTGGTAGCACACAAAGGCAAGGAAAACCAAGTCCTGGAAGTATTTGAAAAATGGGACCTCCCTTGCAGCGAAATCGGTTATGTAACAGATGACGGCCAACTTAGATTCTACATGAATGGCCAACTGGAAGCCGAGGTTCCGGCTGAAGAACTGGTATTGGGTGGTGGCGCACCGCAATACGACAGAGCCTACAGCCGCCCCGCCTATTTAGATAAAGTAGAAGCATTTGACCAAAATACGGTTGCGGACCTGACAGACAATGCGGCTATCAAAGTAGCTGCAGAAAATCTGATCCAACTTCCCAATATTGCCAATAAAAGATGGGTAACCGTACAATACGACTCCATGGTCGGCACGGCCAATACCCAGACCAATGCACCCAGCGATGCTGCAGTCGTCCTGGCCAAAGGTACCGGCAAGGCCCTGGCGGTCACCACGGATTGCAATAGCCGTTATGTGTACGCGGACCCGTTCGTCGGTGCAGAGATCGCGGTAGCAGAAGCAGCCCGGAACATTATCTGCTCCGGAGGAGAGCCCATTGGCGTAACCAACTGTCTGAATTTTGGGAATCCCTATAATCCAGAGGTATATTATCAGTTTGTAAAAGCCGTTCAGGGTATGGGAGAAGCCTGCAGGAAATTTAATACACCGGTTACGGGTGGTAATGTGAGCTTCTATAACCAGAACCCAACCGGCCCGGTCTATCCGACCCCCACCATTGGCATGGTCGGCATTCTGGATGACATCAATAATAAAATGAGCCTGGACTATAAAAAAGCAGGCGATGCCATTTACCTGATCGGAGAAAGCAAAGACGATATCGGCTCTTCTGAATATCTACACAAGCTCCATAAAGTAGAACATTCCAGGGTGCCGGCCTTTGATCTGGAAGAAGAATACAATATACAACAGCTCATAGCGGAGCTGATCAAGGCCGGACAGATCAGCAGCGCGCACGACATCAGTGAAGGTGGCCTAATGATCACCCTGCTGGAAAAAGGCTTTAACCGTAACCTGGGATTCGACGTCCGCAATCAAACGCAGGTCAGACAAGATGCCTTCTGGTTTGGAGAAGCACAGAGCCGTGTTGTCGTCAGTGTACCTGCTGACGGGGCCAGCGCATTTGAATCGGGACTGAAAGCCAAAGGGGCTGCCTTCAGCAAATTAGGAACGGTCACTTCGGGCGAACTTGTCGTAGATGGGATCAACTGGGGTACAATTACCGCTTGGAAAGACAAATATGATACCGCCATCGAAAATCTGATCGCGGAAAACTAG